One genomic window of Medicago truncatula cultivar Jemalong A17 chromosome 1, MtrunA17r5.0-ANR, whole genome shotgun sequence includes the following:
- the LOC25482876 gene encoding benzyl alcohol O-benzoyltransferase, which yields MAQSLVFKVKRCAPEFVRPSKPTPHEIKLLSDIDDQEGLRYQMPVIQFYNYVPVMAEKDPVDVIRKALAKTLVFYYPFAGRLREGPGRKLMVDCTGEGVLFIEADADVTIKDLGDTLHPPFRCLDELLYDVLGSSDVLNTPLLLIQVTRLKCGGFIFALRLNHTMSDAAGLVQFMNALGKISRGMNKPSISPVWHRELLNARDPPRVTCTHHEYEQVPDTKGTIISLDATILRSFFFGPTEVAAIRALLPPHQQEHSNFEILTAFLWRCRTIALQPDINGEVHIVNTHGKFINPPLPNGNYGNSFAFPAAVTTAVKSRPHFTVVRSYLVVDIKHAGFREVDFGWGKPCYGGPAKGGVVSSSYIPFKNAKGIEGLVIPVCLPTKAMERFIKELDGVLKNKINQPTMGGPKPRFIISPL from the exons ATGGCCCAATCTCTGGTATTCAAAGTGAAGAGGTGTGCCCCTGAATTTGTAAGACCCTCAAAACCAACACCTCatgaaataaaattactttCAGATATAGATGACCAAGAAGGGTTACGTTATCAAATGCCTGTGATACAATTTTACAACTATGTTCCAGTTATGGCAGAGAAAGATCCTGTTGATGTTATTAGAAAAGCATTAGCAAAAACACTTGTGTTTTATTATCCATTTGCAGGTAGGTTAAGGGAAGGTCCTGGTAGGAAACTTATGGTGGATTGCACTGGAGAAGGTGTTTTGTTTATTGAAGCTGATGCAGATGTTACCATTAAAGATTTGGGTGATACTCTTCATCCTCCATTTCGTTGTTTGGATGAACTTCTTTATGATGTTCTTGGTTCTTCAGATGTGCTTAACACTCCATTGCTGCTTATTCAG GTAACACGTTTGAAATGCGGTGGTTTCATTTTTGCTCTTCGTCTAAACCATACGATGAGTGACGCTGCTGGTTTGGTCCAATTCATGAATGCCTTAGGCAAAATTTCACGTGGGATGAACAAACCTTCAATCTCACCAGTATGGCATAGAGAGCTTCTAAACGCAAGGGATCCACCAAGAGTAACATGCACTCATCATGAATATGAACAAGTTCCCGACACCAAAGGAACAATTATCTCCTTAGATGCCACAATTCTCCGTTCTTTCTTCTTCGGTCCCACTGAGGTAGCCGCAATACGCGCTCTTCTTCCACCTCACCAACAAGAACACTCTAATTTTGAAATCCTCACTGCATTCCTTTGGCGTTGTCGTACAATTGCGTTACAACCAGACATCAACGGAGAAGTTCACATAGTCAACACGCATGGCAAGTTTATTAACCCACCCTTACCAAACGGTAACTACGGTAACAGTTTTGCATTTCCTGCTGCGGTTACAACTGCAGTAAAGAGCCGGCCTCATTTTACTGTGGTGAGATCATATCTAGTGGTTGATATTAAACATGCTGGTTTTAGAGAGGTTGATTTCGGTTGGGGAAAACCTTGTTATGGAGGACCAGCTAAAGGAGGAGTTGTTTCTAGTTCGTATATACCATTTAAAAATGCTAAAGGAATAGAAGGTTTGGTTATACCAGTTTGTTTGCCAACTAAAGCCATGGAGAGGTTCATTAAAGAGTTGGATGGTGTGCTTAAGAACAAAATTAACCAACCTACTATGGGTGGTCCAAAACCTAGATTCATAATTTCTCCCTTGTAA
- the LOC25482880 gene encoding non-specific lipid-transfer protein translates to MASSMLTKVTCLAMICLVLSIPLANSAPSCPEVQQTLAPCGPYLIQPGPPPPPEPCCNGVKTLNDQARTQQDRRDVCGCLKSIVANPKLNLPAVASLPKDCGVDIGYVISPDMDCSKVN, encoded by the exons ATGGCTAGTTCAATGCTTACCAAGGTTACTTGTTTGGCTATGATATGCTTGGTTTTGAGCATTCCACTGGCCAATTCTGCACCTTCATGTCCTGAAGTGCAACAAACTTTAGCACCATGCGGTCCATACTTGATACAACCAGGTCCACCCCCTCCCCCTGAACCATGTTGCAATGGGGTTAAGACTTTAAATGACCAAGCCCGAACTCAACAAGATCGTCGAGATGTTTGCGGTTGCCTCAAATCCATTGTGGCCAATCCCAAACTCAATCTTCCTGCCGTTGCTTCCCTCCCTAAAGACTGTGGTGTTGACATTGGCTATGTGATTAGCCCTGACATGGACTGCAGCAA GGTAAACTAG
- the LOC25482875 gene encoding soyasapogenol B glucuronide galactosyltransferase → MESLGVKVEEETMLKAVFLPFISKSHLIFVVDIARLFAMHGVDVTIITTPSNAAIFQTSIDRDSSRGRPIRTHVVMFPQVPGLARGMESFNADTPNEIRSKIYQGLIILQEQFKQQFRDMKPDFIVTDMFYPWSVDVADELGIPRLICISGSYFAHSAMNSIEHFSPQAKVKLNSESFLLPGLPHKVEMKRLQLPDWLRAPNDYTYLMKMIKDSERKSYGSLFDSHEIESTYEEHYKTAMGTKSWSLGPVSLWVNQDDSDKAGRGHGKEEDEDEGVLKWLDSKKDDSVLYVSFGSMNKFPTPQLVEIAHALEHSGHDFIWVVRKIEDVEDGDFFTEFEKRMKESNKGYLIWGWAPQLLILEHAAVGAVVTHCGWNTIMESVNAGLSLATWPLFAEQFFNERLLVDVLKIGVAVGAKEWRNWNEFGDDVVKRDEIGKAIGLLMGGGEECLEMRKKAKALSGAAKKAIEVGGSSYTKLKQLIEELKSFKLEKKVNNKLEVDLVST, encoded by the coding sequence ATGGAATCCCTTGGAGTCAAAGTTGAAGAAGAAACAATGCTAAAAGctgtttttcttccttttataTCAAAAAGTCACCTCATTTTTGTAGTAGACATAGCAAGGCTTTTTGCTATGCATGGTGTGGATGTAACCATAATCACCACACCATCAAATGCAGCCATTTTTCAAACCTCAATCGACCGCGATTCTAGCCGCGGTCGTCCCATTAGAACTCATGTTGTCATGTTTCCACAAGTACCTGGTTTGGCACGAGGAATGGAAAGCTTCAACGCCGACACTCCTAATGAGATACGTTCGAAAATCTATCAGGGACTCATCATTCTCCAAGAGCAATTCAAACAACAATTCCGTGACATGAAACCTGATTTCATAGTCACTGACATGTTCTATCCTTGGAGTGTTGATGTTGCTGATGAATTGGGAATTCCAAGGTTAATTTGTATTAGTGGAAGTTACTTTGCTCATTCTGCAATGAACTCTATTGAACACTTCTCACCTCAGGCGAAAGTTAAATTGAATAGCGAGAGTTTTCTTCTTCCTGGGTTGCCTCACAAGGTGGAAATGAAACGTTTACAACTTCCGGATTGGCTTAGAGCACCGAATGATTACACttatttgatgaaaatgatTAAAGATTCAGAGAGAAAAAGCTATGGATCACTGTTTGATAGTCATGAGATTGAGAGTACATATGAGGAGCATTACAAGACAGCAATGGGAACCAAGAGTTGGAGCCTGGGACCAGTTTCTCTATGGGTGAACCAAGATGATTCGGATAAAGCGGGTAGAGGGCAtggtaaagaagaagatgaagatgaaggagTGCTTAAGTGGCTTGATTCTAAGAAAGATGATTCTGTTCTCTATGTTAGTTTTGGGAGCATGAACAAGTTCCCTACTCCTCAGCTTGTTGAAATAGCTCATGCACTTGAACATTCTGGCCATGATTTCATTTGGGTTGTTAGGAAAATTGAAGATGTTGAAGATGGTGATTTTTTTACGGAGTTTGAGAAGAGAATGAAGGAAAGCAACAAAGGCTATTTGATATGGGGTTGGGCACCACAACTGCTGATACTAGAGCATGCTGCAGTTGGAGCAGTGGTGACTCACTGTGGCTGGAACACTATTATGGAAAGTGTAAATGCAGGTTTGTCATTGGCAACTTGGCCATTGTTTGCTGAACAGTTTTTCAATGAGAGATTGTTGGTTGATGTGTTGAAGATTGGTGTGGCAGTTGGAGCAAAGGAATGGAGAAACTGGAATGAGTTTGGGGATGATGTGGTTAAGAGGGATGAGATAGGAAAGGCAATAGGTTTATTGATGGGAGGTGGAGAAGAGTGTTTAGAAATGAGGAAGAAAGCTAAAGCACTTAGTGGTGCTGCAAAGAAAGCTATAGAGGTTGGTGGTTCTTCATACACTAAGTTGAAACAACTAATTGAGGAGCTTAAGTCATTCAAACttgaaaaaaaggttaataACAAATTGGAGGTTGATTTGGTATCAACTTAG
- the LOC25482879 gene encoding non-specific lipid-transfer protein, translating to MASSMLTKVTCLAMLCLVLGIPIANSAPSCPQVQQTLAPCIPYLTNPGPPPPPDPCCNGYKTLDGQIKTPEDIQDVCYCLKPIVENPKLNISALASLPKDCGMDMGYVISPDMDCSKVN from the exons ATGGCTAGTTCAATGCTTACCAAGGTTACTTGTTTGGCTATGTTATGCTTGGTTTTGGGCATTCCAATAGCCAATTCTGCCCCTTCATGTCCTCAAGTGCAACAAACTTTAGCACCATGCATTCCGTACCTAACAAACCCAGGTCCACCCCCTCCCCCTGACCCATGTTGCAATGGGTATAAGACTTTAGATGGCCAAATCAAAACTCCTGAAGATATTCAAGATGTTTGCTATTGCCTTAAACCCATTGTGGAGAACCCCAAACTCAATATTTCTGCCCTTGCTTCCCTCCCTAAAGACTGTGGTATGGACATGGGCTATGTGATTAGCCCTGACATGGACTGCAGCAA GGTAAACTAG